A genomic region of Alistipes megaguti contains the following coding sequences:
- the purN gene encoding phosphoribosylglycinamide formyltransferase produces the protein MHRLAVFASGNGTNFEAIVTACEQGKLPAEVVLMVCDKPGATVVERAARHGVESFVFSPKQYASKSDYEREIVARLDAAGVELVCLAGYMRIVGDVLLGAYGGRIINIHPSLLPAFRGAHAIEQALEYGVKVYGVTIHYVDGELDGGRIIAQRAFPYEGDNIEELEPMIHAVEYPLYIETIGKLLNAKKE, from the coding sequence ATGCATCGTCTAGCAGTCTTTGCCAGCGGCAACGGAACGAATTTCGAGGCCATCGTGACGGCCTGCGAGCAGGGGAAGCTGCCTGCCGAGGTGGTGCTGATGGTCTGTGACAAGCCGGGTGCGACGGTCGTCGAACGGGCCGCGCGCCACGGTGTGGAGTCGTTTGTCTTTTCGCCGAAGCAGTACGCCTCGAAGTCCGACTACGAGCGTGAGATCGTCGCACGGCTGGATGCCGCCGGGGTCGAACTGGTCTGTCTGGCCGGTTACATGCGCATCGTGGGCGACGTTCTGCTGGGGGCCTATGGCGGGCGGATCATCAACATCCATCCGTCGCTGCTGCCGGCCTTCCGCGGAGCGCATGCCATCGAGCAGGCGCTGGAGTACGGCGTGAAGGTCTACGGCGTGACGATCCATTATGTCGACGGCGAACTGGACGGCGGACGGATCATCGCCCAGCGGGCCTTCCCCTACGAGGGCGACAATATCGAGGAGTTGGAACCGATGATTCATGCGGTGGAATACCCGCTTTATATCGAAACGATTGGAAAATTATTGAACGCAAAAAAAGAATAG
- the purM gene encoding phosphoribosylformylglycinamidine cyclo-ligase yields MAQSYEKAGVNLEAGYEVVRRIKKHVASTARMGVMGNIGAFGGMFDLSALQVKEPVLVSGTDGVGTKLKLAFQMDKHDTIGIDAVAMCVNDVLAQGAEPLLFLDYVAVGHNIPQKIEAIVAGVAEGCRQAGCALVGGETAEMPGMYADGEYDIAGFTVGVVEKSKLIDGSKVRTGDVLVGVASSGVHSNGFSLVRKILADNYLDLHKCYPELSNKLLGEVLLTPTKIYVKQVLEVIRQCDVHGISHITGGGFDENIPRILHEGQGLEIEEGTWEILPVFRFLEKYGQVAHREMFNIFNMGIGMVIALDASEAQKAIDILTAQGERASVIGRVTDSGKVVIR; encoded by the coding sequence ATGGCTCAAAGTTATGAAAAGGCCGGAGTGAACCTCGAAGCCGGTTACGAAGTGGTGCGGCGCATCAAGAAACATGTGGCCTCGACGGCCCGTATGGGTGTGATGGGCAACATCGGCGCCTTCGGCGGGATGTTCGACCTCTCGGCCCTGCAGGTCAAGGAACCGGTGCTGGTAAGCGGCACCGACGGCGTGGGCACGAAGCTCAAGCTGGCCTTCCAGATGGACAAACACGACACGATCGGCATCGATGCCGTGGCCATGTGCGTCAACGACGTGCTGGCCCAGGGCGCCGAGCCGCTGCTGTTCCTCGACTACGTGGCCGTGGGACACAACATTCCCCAGAAGATCGAGGCCATCGTGGCCGGTGTGGCCGAGGGGTGCCGTCAGGCGGGCTGCGCGCTCGTCGGGGGCGAGACGGCCGAGATGCCGGGCATGTATGCCGACGGCGAGTACGACATCGCCGGATTTACGGTGGGCGTGGTCGAGAAGTCGAAGCTCATCGACGGCTCGAAGGTCCGTACGGGCGACGTGCTGGTCGGTGTAGCCTCGAGCGGTGTCCACTCGAACGGCTTCAGCCTGGTGCGCAAGATTCTGGCGGACAACTACCTGGATCTGCACAAGTGCTATCCCGAACTGTCGAACAAACTGCTGGGTGAGGTGCTGCTCACGCCGACTAAGATCTACGTCAAGCAGGTTCTGGAGGTGATCCGTCAGTGCGACGTCCACGGAATCAGCCACATCACGGGCGGCGGTTTCGACGAGAACATCCCGCGCATCCTTCACGAAGGCCAGGGTCTGGAGATCGAAGAGGGTACGTGGGAGATCCTGCCGGTCTTCCGCTTCCTGGAGAAGTACGGACAGGTGGCTCACCGCGAGATGTTCAACATCTTCAACATGGGTATCGGCATGGTCATCGCCCTGGATGCCTCCGAGGCGCAGAAGGCCATCGACATCCTCACGGCGCAAGGCGAACGCGCCTCGGTCATCGGCCGGGTTACCGATTCGGGAAAGGTTGTTATCCGGTAG
- the purF gene encoding amidophosphoribosyltransferase translates to MRMNEICDRELHEECGVFGIYGVPEAASLTYYGLHALQHRGQEGAGIVSVDDKGQFRRIKGCGLVTEVFNEEKLASLHGSMAIGHVRYTTAGGGGLENVQPFLFRHNTGDFALAHNGNIVNSDLLHTYLENRGSLFQSTSDSEILAHLIKKETRYHDRPRIYSIIDALNMLEGAFAFLIMTANRIYACRDKYGLRPLSIGRLGEGWVVASETCALDVLGAEFVRDVEPGEIVTIDHQGLRSSDYSKFKRHEMCAMEYIYFARPDSDIEGCNVHAYRKESGRLLFREAPAEADIVVGVPDSSLSAAMGYSEASGLPYEMGLIKNKYIGRTFIQPRQELREKGVRMKLSAVRSIVRGKRVVLVDDSIVRGTTSRRIVAMLKEAGALEVHVRIASPPMIGPCFYGVDTSTYDELISARKNVEEVRRTIGADSLAFLSPESLYKAGNRRELCMACFTGHYPTALYQSMEDANKGNK, encoded by the coding sequence ATGAGGATGAATGAGATTTGCGACCGCGAGTTGCACGAGGAGTGCGGTGTGTTCGGCATCTACGGGGTGCCCGAAGCCGCATCACTGACCTATTACGGGCTGCACGCCCTGCAACACCGCGGGCAGGAGGGGGCCGGTATCGTTTCGGTCGACGACAAGGGACAGTTCCGCCGCATCAAGGGGTGCGGACTGGTGACCGAGGTCTTCAACGAGGAGAAACTCGCCTCGCTTCACGGTTCGATGGCTATCGGTCACGTACGCTATACGACGGCCGGAGGCGGTGGTCTGGAGAATGTCCAGCCCTTTCTTTTCCGCCACAATACGGGCGACTTCGCCCTGGCGCACAACGGCAACATCGTCAACTCGGATCTGCTGCACACCTACCTCGAGAACCGGGGCAGCCTCTTCCAGTCGACCTCCGACAGCGAGATCCTGGCCCACCTGATCAAGAAGGAGACGCGCTATCACGACCGTCCGAGAATCTACTCGATCATCGACGCGCTGAACATGTTGGAGGGGGCTTTTGCCTTCCTGATCATGACGGCCAACCGCATCTACGCCTGCCGCGACAAGTACGGACTGCGTCCGCTGTCGATCGGGCGTCTGGGCGAGGGCTGGGTCGTGGCCAGCGAGACGTGCGCGCTGGATGTGCTGGGTGCGGAGTTCGTGCGCGACGTGGAGCCGGGCGAGATCGTCACGATCGACCACCAGGGGCTGCGCAGCAGCGACTACTCGAAGTTCAAGCGTCACGAGATGTGCGCGATGGAGTACATCTACTTCGCCCGTCCGGACAGCGATATCGAGGGGTGCAACGTCCACGCCTACCGCAAGGAGTCGGGACGGCTGCTCTTCCGGGAGGCGCCGGCCGAGGCGGACATCGTGGTCGGCGTGCCGGATTCGAGCCTGAGCGCCGCGATGGGTTATTCGGAGGCGAGCGGCCTTCCCTACGAGATGGGTCTGATCAAGAACAAGTACATCGGCCGTACGTTCATCCAGCCGAGGCAGGAGTTGCGCGAGAAGGGCGTTCGGATGAAGCTGTCGGCCGTGCGGTCGATCGTGCGGGGCAAGCGCGTGGTGCTGGTCGATGACTCGATCGTGCGCGGCACCACCTCGCGGCGCATCGTGGCGATGCTCAAGGAGGCCGGGGCGCTCGAGGTGCACGTGCGCATCGCCAGCCCTCCGATGATCGGGCCGTGCTTCTACGGCGTCGATACGTCGACCTACGACGAGCTGATCTCGGCACGCAAGAACGTCGAGGAGGTCCGTCGCACGATCGGGGCCGATTCGCTGGCCTTCCTGTCGCCCGAATCGCTCTATAAGGCCGGCAACCGCCGGGAGCTGTGCATGGCCTGCTTCACGGGACACTATCCCACGGCCCTCTACCAGTCGATGGAGGATGCCAACAAGGGGAACAAATAA
- the purC gene encoding phosphoribosylaminoimidazolesuccinocarboxamide synthase, with translation MKQLEMLYEGKAKQIFRTDDPERIIIRYKDTATAFNNIKKATIENKGVVNNAISSIIFRELERAGVKTHFLEKLNDRDQLCRRVTIIPLEVVVRNVIAGSMAQRLGIEEGMQPSNTIYDLCYKREELGDPLINDHHAVALGLVTYEELKTIYAMTARINEVLKTLFARINVKLVDFKIEFGRTSDGEIVLADEFSPDTCRLWDMTTHERLDKDRFRRDLGRVRESYEEILSRLKKITE, from the coding sequence ATGAAACAACTCGAAATGCTCTACGAGGGCAAGGCGAAGCAGATCTTCCGCACGGACGATCCCGAGCGGATCATCATCCGCTACAAGGATACCGCGACGGCCTTCAACAACATCAAGAAGGCGACGATCGAGAACAAGGGGGTGGTCAACAACGCCATCTCGTCGATCATCTTCCGCGAGCTGGAGCGGGCCGGCGTGAAGACCCACTTCCTCGAGAAACTCAATGACCGCGACCAGTTGTGCCGTCGGGTGACGATCATTCCGCTGGAGGTGGTCGTACGCAACGTCATTGCCGGCTCGATGGCCCAGCGGCTGGGTATCGAAGAGGGCATGCAGCCTTCGAACACGATCTACGACCTCTGCTACAAGCGCGAGGAGCTGGGCGACCCGCTGATCAACGACCACCACGCCGTGGCGCTGGGACTTGTGACCTATGAGGAGCTGAAGACCATTTATGCGATGACGGCGCGCATCAACGAGGTGCTCAAGACGCTGTTCGCCCGGATCAACGTCAAACTGGTGGATTTCAAGATCGAGTTCGGGCGTACGTCGGACGGCGAGATCGTGCTGGCCGACGAGTTTTCGCCCGACACGTGCCGTCTGTGGGACATGACGACCCACGAACGGCTCGACAAGGACCGTTTCCGCCGCGATCTGGGTCGTGTGCGCGAGTCGTATGAGGAGATATTGTCACGCCTGAAGAAAATTACCGAATAA
- a CDS encoding phosphoribosylformylglycinamidine synthase has product MNTTNYRIFVEKLPRFRVEAESLRRELNTNLNLSLRELRLLNIYDLFGFTPELLEKSRYRVFGEVVTDEVSDACDLSGHKYIAVECLPGQFDQRAASAVDCVRLIDPEAQVNIRSAKLLLFDPSVSEEELARIRHYYINAVESREKDLSVLSDMEQAEVKPVQVLEGFREMKDDELEPYCQRMGLAMNADDLYEVVKYFRAEGRDPFETELRILDTYWSDHCRHTTFTTELEGITVEESFVKDEIEDSLALYLRIRRELGREHKSLCLMDIATIGARYLKKKGLLDDLEVSEENNACSIYVDVDVDGKTEKWLLQFKNETHNHPTEIEPFGGASTCLGGAIRDPLSGRSYVYQAMRVTGAGNIYQPVSETLPGKLPQSVISKKAAAGYSSYGNQIGLATTHVREIYHDDYVAKRLEVGAVVGAVKAENVRRERPAPGDRIIMFGGRTGRDGIGGATGSSKEHNAKSLETCGSEGQKGNAPEERKLERLFRRPGGTRLIKKSNDFGAGGVSVAIGELADGLDIYLDRVKTKYSGLNSTELAISESQERMSVVVEAKDMEEFMRYCREENIEAVHVADVTDTARMRMFKGDRMVVDLSRAFIDSAGAKHYAEAKVGAVENRNPFERRVEGAAVAERFENNLKDNNVVSQRGLIEMFDSTIGRSTVLMPFGGRTQRSETQVSVQKLPTDGYTDTASVMAFGYNPFVAKWSPYHGAAYAVVEAAAKVVAAGGRYERMRYSYQEYFERMTKDAESWGKPLSALLGALRMQVELGLPSIGGKDSMSGTFQHINVPPMLMAFGITTVDARTIISTDLKGAGHRLYLVRHTPRENWMPDTEQLKRNFSFVSDEIASGKILAAWSVGFGGVAEGLAKMAFGNGIGVEVEMAESKLYDYAYGSILVECEGTLEYPAAELVGFTVADAAVTVGGVRMPLEELYRANTEKFATIYPDKGHNTAEVMTSEPAPRNFTYPGEAVEHPLVYIPVFPGTNCDYDTAKAFRKAGARVEMSVLCNIAGDDILRSIAEMKEHIRRAQIFVLSGGFSSGDEPDGSAKFIVNVLNNKDIMEEIHALLDRGGLILGICNGFQALVKSGLLPYGRLGMVTKDSPTLFRNDINRHISQIVTTRVASTNSPWLSSFRVGELHSIAVSHGEGKFVVSEQLARELFDAGQVAFQYADAEGRPTAEAPLNPNGSSYAIEGLVSKDGQILGKMGHTERYEENLYKNIAGNKRQSLFENAVAYFRKKQVSR; this is encoded by the coding sequence ATGAACACGACCAACTATCGTATTTTTGTCGAGAAACTGCCGCGCTTCCGGGTGGAGGCGGAGAGTCTTCGACGCGAGTTGAACACGAATCTCAACCTTTCGCTGCGCGAACTGCGGCTGCTGAATATCTACGATCTGTTCGGCTTCACGCCCGAGCTACTCGAAAAGAGCCGCTATCGCGTCTTCGGCGAGGTGGTGACCGATGAGGTGAGCGACGCATGCGACCTCTCGGGCCACAAGTACATCGCCGTGGAGTGCCTGCCGGGACAGTTCGACCAGCGGGCCGCATCGGCCGTCGACTGCGTGCGGCTGATCGACCCCGAGGCGCAGGTCAATATCCGTTCGGCCAAGTTGCTGCTCTTCGATCCGAGCGTCTCGGAGGAGGAGCTGGCCCGTATCCGCCACTACTACATCAATGCCGTGGAGTCGCGCGAGAAGGATCTCTCGGTGCTGAGCGACATGGAGCAGGCCGAGGTGAAACCCGTTCAGGTGCTGGAGGGTTTTCGGGAGATGAAGGATGACGAACTCGAACCCTATTGTCAGCGGATGGGTCTGGCGATGAATGCCGACGACCTCTACGAGGTGGTGAAGTACTTCCGCGCGGAGGGTCGCGACCCCTTCGAGACGGAGCTGCGCATCCTGGATACCTACTGGAGCGACCACTGCCGCCATACGACCTTCACGACCGAACTGGAGGGCATCACCGTCGAGGAGTCCTTCGTGAAGGACGAAATCGAGGATTCGCTGGCCCTCTACCTGCGCATCCGCCGTGAGTTGGGACGTGAGCACAAGAGTCTCTGCCTGATGGATATCGCCACGATCGGCGCCCGCTACCTGAAGAAGAAGGGGCTGTTGGACGATCTGGAGGTTTCGGAGGAGAACAATGCCTGCTCGATCTACGTCGATGTCGACGTCGACGGCAAGACCGAAAAATGGCTGCTGCAGTTCAAGAACGAGACGCACAACCATCCGACGGAGATCGAACCCTTCGGCGGAGCGTCGACCTGTCTGGGCGGAGCGATCCGCGACCCGCTGTCGGGCCGCAGCTACGTCTACCAGGCGATGCGCGTGACGGGTGCCGGGAACATCTACCAGCCCGTATCGGAGACGCTGCCGGGCAAACTGCCGCAGAGCGTCATCTCGAAGAAGGCCGCCGCCGGCTACTCGAGCTACGGCAACCAGATCGGTCTGGCCACGACCCACGTGCGCGAGATCTACCACGACGACTACGTGGCCAAGCGCCTGGAGGTGGGTGCCGTGGTGGGTGCCGTGAAGGCCGAGAACGTACGCCGCGAACGCCCCGCGCCGGGCGACCGGATCATCATGTTCGGCGGACGCACGGGCCGCGACGGCATCGGCGGTGCGACGGGGTCGTCGAAGGAGCACAACGCCAAGTCGCTCGAGACGTGCGGCAGCGAGGGGCAGAAGGGGAACGCCCCCGAGGAGCGCAAGCTGGAGCGGCTGTTCCGCCGTCCGGGGGGGACGCGCCTGATCAAGAAATCGAACGACTTTGGTGCGGGCGGTGTCAGCGTGGCCATCGGCGAGCTGGCCGACGGTCTGGACATCTACCTCGACCGGGTGAAGACGAAATACAGCGGTCTGAACTCCACGGAACTGGCCATCAGCGAGTCGCAGGAGCGCATGTCGGTGGTCGTCGAGGCCAAGGACATGGAGGAGTTCATGCGCTACTGCCGCGAGGAGAACATCGAGGCGGTGCATGTGGCCGACGTGACCGACACGGCGCGGATGCGGATGTTCAAGGGCGACCGCATGGTGGTCGACCTGAGCCGGGCGTTCATCGACAGCGCCGGCGCGAAGCACTATGCCGAGGCGAAGGTCGGTGCCGTCGAGAACCGCAACCCCTTCGAACGGCGGGTTGAGGGCGCCGCGGTGGCCGAACGCTTCGAGAACAATCTGAAGGACAACAACGTCGTTTCGCAGCGGGGGCTGATCGAGATGTTCGACTCGACAATCGGCCGCTCGACGGTGCTGATGCCCTTCGGCGGACGCACGCAGCGCAGCGAGACGCAGGTTTCGGTGCAGAAGCTCCCGACCGACGGCTATACCGATACGGCCAGTGTGATGGCCTTCGGCTACAACCCCTTCGTGGCCAAGTGGAGCCCCTACCACGGGGCGGCCTACGCCGTGGTGGAGGCTGCGGCGAAGGTAGTGGCTGCAGGCGGCCGCTACGAGCGGATGCGCTACTCTTATCAGGAGTATTTCGAGCGCATGACCAAGGATGCCGAGTCGTGGGGCAAACCCCTCAGTGCCCTGCTCGGTGCGCTGCGGATGCAGGTCGAACTGGGGCTTCCGTCGATCGGCGGCAAGGACTCGATGTCGGGAACGTTCCAGCACATCAACGTGCCGCCGATGCTGATGGCCTTCGGCATCACGACGGTCGATGCACGGACCATCATCTCGACCGACCTGAAGGGGGCCGGACACCGTCTCTACCTCGTGCGCCACACGCCGCGTGAGAACTGGATGCCCGATACGGAGCAGCTGAAGCGCAACTTCTCGTTCGTGAGCGATGAGATTGCCTCGGGCAAGATCCTCGCGGCCTGGTCGGTGGGCTTCGGCGGCGTGGCCGAGGGCCTGGCGAAGATGGCCTTCGGAAACGGAATCGGCGTCGAGGTCGAGATGGCGGAGTCGAAGCTCTACGACTACGCCTACGGCTCGATTCTGGTCGAGTGCGAGGGTACGCTGGAGTATCCGGCCGCCGAGCTGGTGGGCTTCACCGTGGCCGATGCGGCCGTGACGGTCGGCGGCGTGCGCATGCCCCTCGAGGAGCTCTACCGCGCCAATACCGAGAAGTTCGCAACGATCTATCCCGACAAGGGACACAATACGGCCGAGGTGATGACCTCGGAGCCCGCCCCGCGGAACTTCACCTATCCGGGCGAGGCGGTCGAACATCCGCTGGTCTACATTCCGGTCTTCCCCGGCACGAACTGCGATTACGATACGGCCAAGGCTTTCCGCAAGGCCGGAGCCCGGGTGGAGATGAGCGTGCTGTGCAACATCGCCGGCGACGACATCCTGCGCTCGATTGCCGAGATGAAGGAGCATATCCGCCGGGCGCAGATCTTCGTGCTGAGCGGCGGCTTCTCGTCGGGTGACGAACCCGACGGCAGCGCCAAGTTCATCGTCAACGTGTTGAACAACAAGGATATCATGGAGGAGATCCACGCGCTGCTGGATCGCGGCGGTCTGATTCTGGGTATCTGCAACGGTTTCCAGGCGCTGGTGAAGTCGGGCCTGCTTCCCTACGGACGGCTGGGTATGGTGACCAAGGATTCGCCGACGCTGTTCCGCAACGACATCAACCGCCACATCTCGCAGATCGTCACCACGCGCGTGGCCTCGACCAATTCGCCGTGGCTCTCGTCGTTCCGCGTCGGCGAGCTGCACTCGATCGCCGTCAGCCACGGTGAGGGCAAGTTCGTCGTCAGCGAGCAGCTGGCCCGCGAACTGTTCGACGCCGGGCAGGTGGCCTTCCAGTATGCCGACGCCGAGGGTCGTCCGACAGCCGAGGCGCCGCTCAACCCCAACGGTTCGTCGTATGCCATCGAGGGCCTCGTCTCGAAGGACGGGCAGATCCTCGGCAAGATGGGCCACACGGAGCGTTACGAGGAGAACCTCTACAAGAACATTGCAGGCAACAAGCGGCAGTCGCTCTTCGAAAATGCCGTAGCCTATTTCCGTAAAAAACAAGTATCAAGATAG
- the purK gene encoding 5-(carboxyamino)imidazole ribonucleotide synthase has product MKTIGIIGGGQLGLMIAEQAHVLGVRAVALDPAPDAPAFRVCDDHIVAAYNDAEALERLCRMSDAVTYEFENVPGDILIPLSEKYNIPQGYRPLYDSQDRFREKTNARDHGLRTPGFAAVDDEASLRAAVRELGLPAVLKTRTLGYDGHGQMMLRREEDIERALPLLTVPCILEEFIAFDSEASIVMVADREHVVSFPVGRNIHRDGILDLSIVPAAADAEVLGRMKVQSERFMRDCGYEGILAIEYFIRGREIFFNEMAPRPHNSGHYTIEGCTTNQFRELVRYLVGEPLQEPRLVAPTVMKNILGQDLEAARQVEREHRPNVYVHLYGKTESRPKRKMGHITFVGMTGESYEKEWADRFVK; this is encoded by the coding sequence ATGAAGACCATCGGAATTATCGGGGGCGGCCAGCTGGGGCTGATGATCGCCGAACAGGCCCACGTGCTGGGCGTACGGGCCGTGGCGCTCGATCCGGCGCCGGATGCGCCGGCCTTCCGCGTGTGTGACGACCACATTGTGGCGGCCTACAACGACGCCGAAGCGCTCGAACGGCTCTGCCGCATGAGCGACGCCGTGACCTACGAATTCGAAAACGTGCCGGGGGATATTCTCATCCCGCTGAGCGAAAAATACAACATCCCGCAGGGCTACCGCCCGCTCTACGATTCGCAGGACCGCTTCCGCGAGAAGACGAACGCCCGCGATCACGGGCTCCGCACGCCGGGCTTTGCGGCCGTCGACGATGAGGCGTCGCTGCGTGCCGCCGTGCGGGAGCTGGGCCTTCCGGCCGTGCTGAAGACCCGCACGCTGGGCTACGACGGCCACGGACAGATGATGCTCCGCCGCGAGGAGGATATCGAACGGGCGCTGCCGCTGCTGACGGTGCCCTGCATCCTGGAGGAGTTCATCGCCTTCGACTCGGAGGCCAGCATCGTCATGGTGGCCGACCGCGAGCATGTCGTGAGCTTCCCCGTGGGGCGCAACATCCACCGCGACGGCATCCTCGATCTGTCGATCGTTCCGGCGGCGGCCGATGCGGAGGTGCTCGGACGGATGAAGGTGCAGAGCGAACGCTTCATGCGCGACTGCGGCTACGAAGGGATTCTGGCCATCGAGTATTTCATCCGCGGGCGGGAGATCTTCTTCAACGAGATGGCGCCGCGCCCCCACAACTCGGGTCACTACACGATCGAGGGGTGCACGACCAACCAGTTCCGCGAACTGGTGCGCTATCTGGTGGGCGAGCCGCTGCAGGAGCCGCGTCTGGTGGCCCCGACGGTGATGAAGAACATCCTGGGACAGGATCTTGAGGCGGCCCGCCAGGTGGAGCGGGAGCATCGTCCGAACGTTTACGTCCACCTCTACGGCAAGACCGAGAGCCGCCCCAAACGCAAGATGGGGCACATCACCTTTGTCGGCATGACGGGTGAGTCGTACGAAAAGGAGTGGGCCGACCGTTTTGTGAAATGA
- the purE gene encoding 5-(carboxyamino)imidazole ribonucleotide mutase, producing MTMKVGVIMGSVSDYEVMADAVRTLESFGVEFEKRVVSAHRTPDLLCEYAKTARSRGLGVIIAGAGGAAHLPGMVAAMTTLPVVGVPVKSRALNGLDSLLSIVQMPAGVPVATTAINGAKNAALIAVSILALQDEALAARLEAFRAKQTADVLKAELD from the coding sequence ATGACCATGAAAGTAGGCGTTATTATGGGCTCCGTGAGCGATTATGAGGTGATGGCCGATGCTGTCCGCACGCTCGAATCGTTCGGCGTGGAGTTTGAAAAACGGGTCGTCAGTGCCCATCGTACCCCCGATTTGCTGTGTGAATATGCCAAGACGGCCCGCTCGCGCGGCCTGGGTGTCATCATCGCCGGTGCAGGCGGCGCGGCTCATCTCCCGGGCATGGTGGCTGCCATGACCACGCTGCCCGTGGTGGGTGTTCCGGTCAAGTCACGGGCTCTGAACGGCCTGGACTCGCTGCTGTCGATCGTGCAGATGCCGGCGGGCGTTCCCGTCGCCACGACCGCCATCAACGGCGCCAAGAACGCTGCGCTGATCGCCGTGTCGATTCTTGCGCTGCAGGACGAGGCGCTGGCCGCCCGGCTCGAAGCCTTCCGCGCCAAACAGACCGCCGATGTCCTGAAAGCCGAACTCGACTGA
- the pyrB gene encoding aspartate carbamoyltransferase gives MRHLIDPTDLTVQETEQIVALAEDIIANRAKYSEACKGKKLATLFYEPSTRTRLSFTSAMLELGGQVIGFSDANSSSVSKGETVADTVRVIRCFADIIAMRHFKEGAPLVASQYAGIPVINAGDGSHSHPTQTLTDLLTIKREKGRFDHMTIGFCGDLKFGRTVHSLIKALSRYEGINVILISPEELRLPDYMLQEMQANSRITFREVRTMEEVMPELDILYMTRVQKERFLDEEEFDRVKNSFVLNPEKLRTAKKDMTILHPLPRVNEITRAVDNDPRAAYFRQVENGKFVRMALILTLLRWADENRPYARTPVFNEEYIVNEMVCPNRRCISATEDVDQLFRRMPDGTCRCAYCEAKAR, from the coding sequence ATGCGTCATCTGATTGATCCTACCGATCTGACGGTCCAGGAGACCGAACAGATCGTGGCTCTGGCCGAGGACATCATCGCCAACCGGGCCAAATACAGCGAAGCCTGCAAGGGCAAGAAGCTGGCCACGCTTTTCTACGAACCCTCGACGCGTACGCGTCTGAGCTTCACTTCGGCGATGCTTGAACTGGGCGGCCAGGTGATCGGTTTCTCGGACGCCAATTCGTCATCGGTGTCGAAGGGCGAAACGGTGGCCGATACGGTGCGGGTGATCCGCTGCTTTGCGGACATCATCGCCATGCGCCACTTCAAGGAGGGTGCGCCGCTCGTGGCATCGCAGTATGCCGGAATCCCGGTGATCAACGCCGGCGACGGCAGCCACTCGCACCCGACGCAGACCCTGACGGACCTGTTGACGATCAAGCGCGAAAAGGGCCGTTTCGACCACATGACGATCGGCTTCTGCGGTGACCTGAAGTTCGGGCGTACGGTCCACTCGCTCATCAAGGCGCTGTCGCGCTACGAGGGGATCAACGTGATCCTGATCTCGCCCGAGGAGCTGCGTCTTCCGGACTACATGCTGCAGGAGATGCAGGCCAACTCGCGCATCACGTTCCGCGAGGTGCGCACGATGGAGGAGGTGATGCCCGAACTGGATATCCTCTACATGACGCGCGTGCAGAAGGAGCGTTTCCTGGACGAGGAGGAGTTCGACCGCGTGAAGAACAGCTTCGTGCTCAACCCCGAGAAGCTGCGTACGGCCAAGAAGGACATGACGATTCTTCACCCGCTGCCGCGTGTGAACGAGATCACGCGGGCGGTGGACAACGATCCGCGTGCGGCCTACTTCCGGCAGGTGGAGAACGGCAAGTTCGTGCGTATGGCACTGATCCTGACGCTGCTGCGCTGGGCCGACGAGAACCGGCCGTATGCCCGTACGCCGGTCTTCAACGAGGAGTATATCGTCAACGAGATGGTCTGCCCGAACCGCCGTTGCATTTCGGCCACGGAGGATGTCGACCAGCTGTTCCGGCGGATGCCCGACGGCACGTGCCGCTGCGCCTACTGCGAGGCCAAGGCCCGTTGA